In a single window of the Microbacterium sp. Root61 genome:
- a CDS encoding NAD-dependent epimerase/dehydratase family protein has product MTEKKVFVVGGAGFIGLHVVERLLDEGWTVRIFDNMVRGDRDRANELVATGRVDVVDQDIRNGAAVLAAMKGYDYVINLAADSINKSVADPFSSFDINVVGTHNVVASAASLGVKRIVQASSASVYGDPEKLPMHEDDKLNPLTPYCIGKRTGEDILAYYQRRSGLSWIALRFFNVYGEGQKTTAYYTSVINHFVNRLKRGEAPVIDGEGKQSMDFIHVTDIARAVVLALTSETGNVPINVGTGIDTTVEQLARILIAAVGSDVEPQFNPRDVLVSRRAADIERAQRVLGFTAEIDVNDGMSRLVQNS; this is encoded by the coding sequence ATGACTGAAAAGAAGGTTTTCGTCGTCGGCGGAGCGGGTTTCATCGGCCTGCACGTGGTCGAACGGCTGCTCGATGAGGGATGGACCGTTCGCATCTTCGACAACATGGTGCGAGGCGACCGCGACCGTGCGAACGAGCTGGTCGCGACCGGACGCGTGGACGTGGTCGATCAGGACATCCGCAATGGTGCAGCCGTCCTTGCGGCGATGAAGGGCTATGACTACGTCATCAACCTCGCCGCCGACTCGATCAACAAGAGCGTCGCGGACCCCTTCTCCTCCTTCGACATCAACGTCGTCGGTACCCACAACGTCGTCGCATCCGCGGCATCACTCGGGGTCAAGCGCATCGTCCAGGCGTCCAGTGCCTCGGTATACGGCGACCCCGAGAAGCTGCCCATGCATGAGGACGACAAGCTCAATCCGCTGACGCCGTACTGCATCGGCAAGCGCACCGGCGAGGACATTCTCGCGTACTACCAGCGTCGTTCGGGCTTGTCCTGGATCGCGCTGCGCTTCTTCAACGTCTACGGCGAAGGACAGAAGACCACCGCGTACTACACGTCGGTCATCAACCACTTCGTCAACCGCCTCAAGCGCGGCGAGGCCCCCGTCATCGACGGTGAAGGCAAGCAGTCGATGGACTTCATCCATGTGACCGACATCGCACGTGCCGTGGTGCTCGCACTGACCTCGGAAACGGGGAACGTGCCGATCAACGTCGGAACCGGCATCGACACGACCGTCGAGCAGCTCGCCCGGATTCTGATCGCGGCTGTGGGCAGCGACGTCGAGCCGCAGTTCAACCCCCGCGACGTGCTGGTGTCACGCCGCGCCGCCGACATCGAGCGTGCGCAGCGTGTGCTGGGCTTCACCGCAGAGATCGATGTCAACGACGGCATGAGCCGACTGGTCCAGAACTCCTGA
- a CDS encoding Gfo/Idh/MocA family protein encodes MINVALVGAGTMGSYHARVVSSSGRAKLARVIDGYEPVGRSVADRYDAAWSQSLGDLEGIDAVIVAASTEAHYDLAKQVLEAGVPLLVEKPVVNDYEKSREIVALSASVGVPLVCGLLERYNPAVVTAREIVESPIHITSTRHSPYAPRIKTGVAWDLLIHDVDLAINMFDAVPVSTGGALGYFHPDSQVGAEDVASATMTFSNGQVAQLSASRIGQKKDRTMTVHELDKLIEIDLLRRNVTVYRHVFADAAQADGRGYRQQTSIEIPEITNAREPLAAQFDRFVDLATGQADAEEERRSILPSHEVISTLIATSRLEQSRA; translated from the coding sequence GTGATCAACGTCGCGCTCGTCGGCGCCGGGACCATGGGTTCTTACCACGCACGGGTCGTTTCCAGTTCCGGCCGGGCGAAACTCGCCCGGGTGATCGACGGATACGAACCCGTTGGCCGGTCGGTCGCTGACCGCTACGACGCGGCGTGGAGTCAGTCACTCGGGGATCTCGAAGGCATCGACGCAGTGATCGTCGCGGCCTCGACGGAGGCCCACTACGATCTCGCGAAGCAGGTACTCGAGGCGGGCGTACCACTTCTCGTCGAGAAGCCCGTAGTCAACGACTACGAGAAGTCCCGGGAGATCGTCGCTCTCTCTGCATCGGTCGGGGTTCCCCTCGTATGCGGCCTCCTCGAGCGGTACAACCCCGCCGTGGTGACTGCTCGGGAGATCGTCGAGTCACCGATCCACATCACATCCACGCGCCACTCCCCCTACGCCCCGCGCATCAAAACGGGGGTTGCGTGGGATCTGCTGATCCACGATGTCGACCTCGCGATCAACATGTTCGACGCGGTGCCTGTCTCTACAGGCGGTGCGCTCGGCTACTTCCACCCCGATTCCCAGGTGGGCGCGGAGGACGTCGCTTCGGCCACCATGACGTTCTCGAATGGTCAGGTCGCCCAGCTGTCTGCGAGCAGGATCGGGCAGAAGAAGGACCGGACGATGACGGTCCACGAGCTCGACAAACTCATTGAGATCGATCTTCTGCGTCGAAACGTGACGGTCTACCGACACGTCTTCGCAGATGCCGCGCAGGCCGATGGCCGCGGGTACCGCCAGCAGACGTCGATCGAAATCCCCGAGATCACGAACGCGCGCGAACCGCTCGCTGCTCAGTTCGATCGGTTCGTCGACCTCGCGACCGGCCAAGCAGATGCCGAGGAAGAGCGCCGGTCGATCCTGCCCTCACACGAGGTGATCTCGACCCTCATCGCCACGAGTCGTCTCGAGCAGAGCCGAGCTTAA
- a CDS encoding DegT/DnrJ/EryC1/StrS family aminotransferase has protein sequence MIPITVVEFGPEEERLVLEVLRSGRIAQGPLVARFEEDFAQLTGVKHAVAVNNGTTSLVASLQVLDLKPGDEVITSPFTFAASLNAILEAGATARFADISEDDFNVDPASIETRLSDRTRVLMPVHLFGQIADMERISVIAQDRGLHILEDAAQAHGSSQGSAKAGSFGLGSFSFYATKNITTGEGGIITTDDDELAERLRILRNQGMRARYEYVMQGHNYRLTDLQAALAIPQIERYPATVQQRQINAAAISDGLAGVTGLVTPRELPGRSHVWHQYTVRVTEDAGVSRDEFVAKLGEAGVGAGVYYPHLVYDYDAYRDRDDVIIEPTPVAERIAREVVSLPVHTHLTPGQITHIVASVRSILGASE, from the coding sequence ATGATACCCATCACCGTGGTCGAGTTCGGACCCGAAGAGGAGCGCCTCGTTCTCGAAGTCCTCCGATCCGGCCGTATCGCGCAGGGCCCGCTGGTAGCTCGGTTTGAAGAGGACTTCGCCCAGCTCACGGGCGTCAAGCACGCCGTCGCGGTCAACAACGGCACGACGTCCCTCGTCGCCTCCCTGCAGGTGCTGGACCTCAAGCCCGGCGATGAGGTGATCACAAGTCCCTTCACGTTCGCCGCGAGCCTCAACGCGATCCTCGAGGCCGGCGCGACGGCGCGGTTCGCCGACATCTCGGAGGATGACTTCAACGTCGATCCCGCCTCGATCGAGACCAGGTTGAGCGACCGCACGCGCGTACTGATGCCCGTCCACCTCTTCGGCCAGATCGCCGACATGGAGCGCATCTCCGTGATCGCACAGGACCGCGGACTGCACATCCTCGAGGATGCGGCGCAGGCCCACGGCAGCTCCCAGGGCTCCGCGAAGGCCGGAAGCTTCGGCCTGGGCTCGTTCTCCTTCTACGCCACCAAGAACATCACCACCGGAGAGGGCGGCATCATCACCACGGACGATGACGAGCTCGCCGAGCGGCTGCGAATTCTGCGCAATCAGGGTATGCGAGCGCGCTACGAATATGTCATGCAGGGGCACAACTATCGACTGACCGATCTCCAGGCGGCGCTCGCGATCCCCCAGATCGAACGGTACCCCGCGACGGTGCAGCAGCGACAGATCAACGCCGCCGCGATCAGCGACGGACTCGCGGGCGTCACAGGGCTCGTGACTCCGCGCGAGCTGCCCGGGCGCTCGCACGTGTGGCATCAGTACACCGTCCGCGTCACGGAGGATGCCGGCGTCTCTCGCGACGAGTTCGTCGCGAAGCTCGGCGAGGCCGGCGTCGGTGCCGGTGTCTACTACCCGCACCTCGTCTACGACTACGACGCCTACCGCGATCGCGACGACGTCATCATCGAACCGACGCCTGTCGCCGAGCGCATCGCCCGTGAGGTCGTCTCGCTCCCCGTGCACACTCATCTCACGCCGGGTCAGATCACGCACATCGTGGCATCCGTACGCTCGATTCTCGGAGCATCCGAGTGA
- a CDS encoding DUF7657 domain-containing protein, whose amino-acid sequence MEPRPDGLPNRRVVAIPLALLAALFVALVALGVTGSSTGIMHSTISDSGDPDLLAGHPQSTRSDEWYVQTSWTISQVEQGLPIRNDTFPGGMDATVQHDLPSSDWSMAFRPHLMGFLFLPLDQAMAVKWWFPGFALAAAVYLFVVALLPRRPISAVLLGAGFFFAPFFQWWYLSITFYPAAWTFLVMATIVWSIKSRGRWGPWVLAALTAYITIAMGTGIYVPFIVPAVLVALAFGVGYVLTRDADAESVGARLRRMIPLLVGGAVGVGVLIVWVFTRWQTIVGFTSTVYPGERLQGVGQATLADFDALFSGVLSAGLERTGGRPFGQNSSEASTFLLVGIFIFATLVWLIVDRFRRQRRGDWLSVALLALAGIMFAFMFVPGWDVIAHALLLDRATYGRMRLGWGLLSLVIVIVVAVRADERARDGLPRIPWWVGAIAAGAATLVAVRVTWLALDAFGADAIMDQLGPVALAAAVVVIVLFVTCVYLLGRGVIVWGSALLLILSLASAGLVNPVYRGVLDLRKTDIAQEIERLNADDPGAWVGISATPLPTMLLIETAVPSFNGFQSAPSPEMWSEIDPGNEAVWVWNRLANVTWVAGDGDPEPRNPAPDQIQLTFDSCGDFAQDNVQWVMSESSLDQSCVTLVSTVTSGPTTMHFYSVDQE is encoded by the coding sequence GTGGAACCGAGACCGGACGGCCTTCCGAACCGGCGCGTCGTCGCGATCCCACTGGCGCTCCTTGCGGCGCTCTTCGTAGCGCTGGTCGCGCTGGGTGTCACTGGATCCTCCACGGGGATCATGCACTCCACCATCAGTGACAGCGGCGATCCCGATCTCCTTGCGGGACACCCGCAATCGACGCGGAGCGACGAATGGTACGTCCAGACGAGCTGGACGATCTCCCAAGTCGAACAGGGTCTGCCCATCCGCAACGACACCTTCCCCGGTGGGATGGATGCGACCGTCCAACATGACCTGCCGTCTTCGGACTGGTCCATGGCGTTCCGCCCGCACCTGATGGGTTTTCTTTTCCTCCCGCTCGACCAGGCGATGGCCGTCAAGTGGTGGTTTCCCGGGTTTGCGCTCGCGGCTGCCGTGTACCTCTTCGTCGTGGCACTTCTCCCGCGTCGCCCCATCTCCGCGGTCTTACTCGGTGCAGGCTTCTTCTTCGCGCCATTTTTCCAATGGTGGTATCTGTCCATCACGTTCTACCCGGCCGCGTGGACGTTCCTCGTCATGGCGACCATCGTCTGGTCCATCAAGTCCCGCGGGCGGTGGGGTCCGTGGGTGCTTGCAGCGCTCACCGCGTACATCACGATCGCGATGGGCACCGGCATCTACGTGCCCTTCATCGTGCCGGCTGTCCTCGTCGCCCTCGCGTTCGGTGTCGGGTATGTGCTGACACGCGATGCTGATGCAGAGTCCGTCGGTGCAAGATTGCGTCGGATGATCCCGCTCCTCGTCGGTGGCGCCGTGGGTGTCGGCGTCCTCATCGTGTGGGTGTTCACACGTTGGCAGACGATCGTGGGGTTCACGAGCACGGTCTATCCCGGAGAACGACTGCAGGGAGTGGGCCAGGCCACGCTCGCCGACTTCGACGCACTCTTCAGCGGTGTGCTGTCCGCGGGCCTGGAGCGCACGGGAGGGCGGCCCTTCGGGCAGAACAGCTCCGAAGCATCCACCTTCCTCCTCGTCGGGATCTTCATCTTCGCGACCCTCGTATGGCTGATCGTCGATCGGTTCCGCAGGCAGCGGCGCGGCGACTGGCTTTCGGTGGCGCTTCTGGCACTCGCCGGCATCATGTTCGCGTTCATGTTCGTTCCCGGGTGGGACGTGATCGCACATGCCCTTCTCCTTGATCGAGCCACCTACGGGCGGATGAGGCTCGGATGGGGACTCCTCAGCCTTGTGATCGTGATCGTCGTCGCAGTGCGGGCCGACGAGCGCGCTCGCGATGGGCTCCCACGGATCCCATGGTGGGTGGGCGCGATCGCGGCCGGAGCCGCGACACTTGTGGCCGTGCGCGTCACATGGCTCGCGCTGGACGCCTTCGGTGCTGACGCCATCATGGACCAGCTCGGTCCCGTCGCGCTCGCCGCCGCTGTTGTCGTCATCGTCCTCTTCGTCACCTGCGTCTATCTCCTCGGGCGAGGCGTCATCGTGTGGGGCTCCGCGCTTCTGTTGATCCTCTCGCTCGCTTCTGCGGGACTTGTCAATCCGGTCTACCGGGGAGTCCTCGATCTGCGGAAGACCGACATCGCCCAAGAGATAGAGCGCCTCAACGCCGACGATCCGGGCGCATGGGTGGGGATCTCCGCGACGCCGCTGCCGACGATGCTCCTGATCGAGACGGCTGTGCCGTCGTTCAACGGCTTCCAGAGCGCTCCATCACCGGAGATGTGGAGCGAGATCGACCCCGGCAACGAAGCGGTATGGGTCTGGAACCGTCTCGCCAACGTCACATGGGTCGCCGGTGACGGCGATCCCGAGCCGCGCAACCCTGCGCCCGATCAGATCCAACTCACGTTCGACTCGTGCGGCGACTTCGCTCAGGACAATGTGCAATGGGTCATGTCGGAGTCTTCCCTCGATCAGTCGTGCGTCACGCTTGTGTCGACCGTCACGAGCGGTCCCACCACGATGCACTTCTACTCCGTAGATCAGGAGTAG
- a CDS encoding DegT/DnrJ/EryC1/StrS family aminotransferase, whose product MPHTVALGEPTVGQAELDAVSRVFASGWLSGAGPTCREFEERFAAVAGTQHALATSNCGSALHLGLSVLGAGAGDEVIVGDYTFPATGHSVMWTGATPVFADIRPDIWTVDPAAVEAAITPRTVGILAVDVFGQSADYDELRAIADKHGLWLMEDAACSAGASYHGRPAGSLADIATFSFHGRKGITAGEGGALTTDDASLADHARKLHTYGIAPALSREGSTDLPIPSFDEAGYNYRMSDVAAGIMLAQLDRLEGLVARRGEIADAYHERLAALEGVHAPIALDDRVHPWQSYVVTLDPDIDRGIVVQRLRGNGVQCNFGTYASHIQPVYGFEGALPVSADLFRRHLAIPMHANLEERDVDRVVEVLTGAVAAAR is encoded by the coding sequence ATGCCGCACACGGTAGCGCTCGGTGAGCCGACGGTAGGCCAAGCGGAGCTCGACGCGGTGAGCCGCGTGTTCGCATCCGGATGGCTGTCAGGAGCGGGCCCGACCTGCCGTGAATTCGAGGAGCGGTTCGCCGCGGTTGCCGGGACGCAGCACGCGCTGGCAACGAGCAATTGCGGGTCCGCCCTTCACCTCGGGCTTTCTGTACTCGGCGCGGGCGCCGGCGACGAGGTGATTGTCGGGGACTACACGTTCCCCGCGACCGGCCACTCGGTCATGTGGACGGGTGCAACTCCCGTCTTCGCCGACATCCGCCCCGACATCTGGACGGTCGATCCTGCCGCCGTCGAGGCCGCGATCACGCCGCGTACCGTCGGTATCCTCGCGGTCGATGTCTTCGGACAGTCCGCCGACTACGACGAGCTGCGTGCGATCGCCGACAAGCACGGTCTGTGGCTCATGGAGGACGCGGCATGTTCCGCCGGTGCGTCGTACCATGGCCGTCCCGCCGGCAGCCTGGCGGACATCGCCACCTTCAGTTTCCACGGTCGCAAGGGGATCACTGCGGGGGAGGGCGGCGCTCTGACGACCGACGACGCATCGTTGGCCGATCACGCACGCAAGCTCCACACCTACGGCATCGCTCCGGCGCTCTCGCGCGAAGGCAGCACGGACCTTCCCATTCCCTCCTTCGACGAAGCCGGCTACAACTACCGGATGTCGGACGTCGCTGCGGGCATCATGCTCGCGCAACTCGACCGTCTGGAGGGCCTGGTCGCCCGTCGCGGCGAGATCGCCGACGCGTATCATGAGCGGCTCGCGGCCCTCGAGGGTGTGCACGCACCCATCGCGCTCGACGATCGCGTCCACCCGTGGCAGTCGTACGTCGTGACGCTCGACCCGGACATCGACCGTGGGATCGTCGTGCAGCGATTGCGTGGCAATGGAGTGCAGTGCAACTTCGGCACGTACGCCTCGCACATTCAGCCGGTGTACGGCTTCGAAGGGGCTCTGCCGGTTTCGGCGGACCTCTTCCGACGCCACCTGGCAATCCCCATGCACGCCAACCTCGAGGAGCGCGATGTCGATCGCGTCGTCGAAGTTCTTACAGGCGCCGTCGCGGCAGCACGCTGA
- a CDS encoding ABC transporter ATP-binding protein: MSQPRPDIVRLNGVTKHFIVRKDNSLKDRIVHLGQLGRAHRADFVAVDDVTLTIEAGTTVGLLGANGSGKSTLLKLIGGIVSPTTGTVHTRGRMAALLELGAGFHPDLSGRENVYLNASILGLTRAQIDSQFDSIVAFSGIGDFIDTAVKFYSSGMYVRLAFAVAVHTDPDILLVDEVLAVGDEAFQRKCMERIEQFREEGRTIILVSHSAQQVAELCDRGIVLSDGRIVYDGDTNEAIGALRDVLDGRRAGEAESTDTTRPIQVKKIEILDGDGHETRAIEEGDPLTIRVHVDSLRPIERWEVGFSVDTPLGHMVLASNTEALNVTLAPITGPTHVDLRIEHVYFGPGQYYINANAAGVSEPSSHGLMQGAMLTVRTDNTTFGTVAASVSVIEATDG, from the coding sequence ATGTCACAGCCTCGCCCCGACATCGTTCGCCTGAACGGCGTGACCAAGCACTTCATCGTGCGCAAGGACAACAGCCTGAAGGACCGCATCGTCCACCTGGGCCAGCTCGGCCGGGCACACCGCGCCGACTTTGTGGCTGTCGACGATGTGACGCTCACCATCGAAGCAGGCACGACGGTAGGCCTCCTGGGCGCCAACGGCTCCGGCAAGAGCACCCTGCTGAAGCTGATCGGCGGCATCGTGTCACCCACGACGGGGACGGTTCACACCCGCGGGAGAATGGCCGCTCTGCTCGAGCTCGGTGCCGGGTTCCACCCCGACCTGAGCGGTCGCGAGAACGTCTACCTCAACGCGTCCATCCTCGGACTGACCCGAGCGCAGATCGACAGCCAGTTCGACTCGATCGTCGCATTCAGCGGCATCGGCGACTTCATCGACACCGCGGTCAAGTTCTACTCCTCGGGCATGTACGTGCGGCTGGCATTCGCCGTCGCCGTGCACACGGATCCCGACATTCTCCTGGTCGATGAGGTACTCGCCGTCGGCGACGAAGCCTTCCAGCGCAAGTGCATGGAGCGGATCGAGCAGTTCCGCGAAGAAGGCCGCACGATCATCCTCGTCAGTCACTCTGCCCAGCAGGTCGCCGAACTCTGCGACCGCGGGATCGTGCTCAGCGATGGGCGCATCGTCTACGACGGCGACACCAACGAAGCGATCGGCGCACTACGCGACGTCCTGGACGGACGACGGGCCGGTGAAGCGGAGTCAACGGACACCACCCGCCCGATTCAGGTGAAGAAGATCGAGATCCTGGATGGCGACGGTCACGAGACTCGCGCCATCGAGGAAGGCGATCCCCTGACGATTCGCGTACACGTGGACTCCCTGCGCCCGATCGAACGGTGGGAAGTCGGATTCAGCGTCGACACTCCGCTCGGGCACATGGTCCTCGCTTCGAACACCGAGGCGCTCAACGTCACCCTCGCGCCCATCACAGGGCCGACGCACGTGGATCTTCGCATCGAGCACGTGTACTTCGGCCCCGGCCAGTACTACATCAACGCGAATGCCGCCGGAGTGAGCGAGCCGAGCAGCCACGGTCTCATGCAAGGAGCGATGCTGACCGTTCGCACGGACAACACGACCTTCGGCACGGTCGCCGCGTCCGTCTCCGTCATCGAAGCGACCGATGGCTGA
- a CDS encoding glycosyltransferase family 4 protein, with protein MRIAVVNNFFPPRPGGSAHLSDNLAKHYAARGHEVLVMTATYDDAPMREERDGITIVRIPAWTLPKTRFAANFDIGFTISPRAKRRVFEVLDDFAPDVVHQHGQFFDLTWLSGWWARSRSKPTLLSIHTRLESPLSKFNSFVYAAADTILVAPLMRLHRPRLVVMDRLMDRYIDKRYIRAISGKVAIPVGIDPERMRGGDPSALAERLGTGDRPLIVSLGHVIPQRNRIALVKALPAILERHPDALVVVVGGIYHDEFLHIAEHLGVRESILALGARPSSEIPDLLAGAALEVHELEGQGFGTASLEALAAGVPVVAGVRPDNFIEVALRDELDLFIVADRGAGDERASIDDLAVVVNHVLDDPHAARERVEGNATRLIDEHFTIQAVGDKHLAVLEEMRAVPLKVSS; from the coding sequence ATGAGAATCGCTGTCGTCAACAACTTCTTCCCGCCCCGCCCCGGTGGATCAGCGCACCTCTCGGACAACCTCGCAAAGCACTATGCCGCGCGGGGCCACGAGGTCCTCGTGATGACCGCGACCTACGACGACGCCCCGATGCGCGAGGAGCGCGACGGCATCACAATCGTGCGTATTCCCGCGTGGACGCTCCCGAAGACACGGTTCGCCGCCAACTTCGACATCGGCTTCACCATCTCCCCCCGCGCGAAGCGACGCGTTTTCGAGGTGCTCGATGACTTCGCACCCGACGTCGTCCATCAGCACGGTCAGTTCTTCGACTTGACCTGGCTCTCTGGATGGTGGGCGCGAAGCCGGTCCAAGCCCACGCTCCTGAGCATCCACACGCGTCTCGAGAGCCCGCTCAGCAAGTTCAACTCGTTCGTCTACGCGGCCGCCGACACGATCCTCGTCGCCCCGCTCATGCGTCTGCATCGCCCGCGGCTCGTGGTGATGGATCGGCTCATGGACCGCTACATCGACAAGCGGTACATTCGGGCAATTTCGGGCAAGGTCGCGATCCCCGTGGGCATCGATCCCGAGCGCATGCGCGGCGGGGACCCCTCCGCGCTCGCCGAGCGGCTGGGGACGGGCGATCGACCCCTCATCGTCTCGCTCGGGCATGTCATTCCGCAGCGCAACCGCATCGCGCTCGTGAAGGCCCTCCCCGCGATCCTGGAGCGGCACCCGGATGCCCTCGTCGTCGTCGTGGGCGGCATCTATCACGACGAGTTCCTTCACATTGCCGAACACCTCGGCGTACGCGAATCGATACTCGCTCTCGGCGCTCGCCCCTCGTCCGAGATCCCCGACCTGCTAGCAGGTGCGGCTCTCGAAGTCCACGAACTCGAAGGCCAGGGGTTCGGCACTGCGAGCCTCGAGGCGCTGGCGGCCGGCGTGCCGGTCGTCGCGGGCGTGCGTCCCGACAATTTCATTGAGGTCGCGCTCCGCGACGAGCTCGATCTGTTCATCGTCGCCGACCGCGGGGCAGGCGACGAGCGAGCGAGCATCGACGACCTTGCAGTCGTGGTCAACCACGTCCTCGACGATCCTCATGCGGCGCGTGAACGAGTCGAAGGCAACGCCACCCGTCTCATCGACGAGCACTTCACGATCCAGGCGGTAGGCGACAAGCACCTTGCGGTGCTCGAAGAGATGCGAGCGGTTCCGCTCAAGGTCTCATCGTGA
- a CDS encoding glycosyltransferase, whose product MAEQDHGGRTAGVVLVYQPPEGVIENVDLLLAQVPWVFVVNNSPSHSAEIIDGLRARPRVTVLDQDGNVGVAAGFNAGMRAALTDGFDFVWIFDQDSTVTEGMLPALLRAQSRTDLRAGIVGPALRAAETGNVYDADRGQGSAPIDALISSGALFSRELLEEIGLHDEGLFIDYVDHDISLRASRAGYTNLKVYDTLLDHRFGDSVPASFFGRRVYLSNYSPLRQYYMSRNRVIVARRFGMGRWFRDDVRYGIKAWIKVIFCEKDRPTKIRAFFRGLRDGFRYRDI is encoded by the coding sequence ATGGCTGAGCAGGATCACGGCGGACGGACGGCAGGGGTGGTGCTCGTCTATCAGCCGCCCGAGGGCGTCATTGAGAACGTCGATCTGCTCCTGGCACAGGTGCCGTGGGTCTTCGTGGTCAACAACTCGCCGAGCCACTCGGCGGAGATTATCGACGGTCTTCGGGCGCGCCCCCGGGTGACCGTCCTCGACCAGGACGGCAACGTGGGTGTCGCCGCCGGATTCAACGCCGGCATGCGCGCGGCGCTGACCGACGGCTTCGACTTCGTGTGGATCTTCGATCAGGACAGCACTGTGACCGAGGGGATGCTCCCCGCGCTGTTGCGCGCGCAGTCGCGTACGGACCTTCGTGCAGGCATCGTCGGACCGGCGCTGCGGGCGGCTGAGACGGGCAACGTCTACGATGCGGATCGCGGACAGGGGAGTGCGCCCATCGACGCTCTCATCTCTTCGGGTGCGCTTTTCTCGCGAGAACTCCTCGAGGAGATCGGGCTGCACGACGAGGGTCTCTTCATCGACTACGTCGACCACGACATCAGCCTGCGGGCGAGTCGGGCGGGGTATACGAATCTGAAGGTCTACGACACGCTGCTCGATCACCGATTCGGGGACTCCGTGCCTGCTTCGTTCTTCGGACGTCGGGTGTACCTGTCGAACTACTCGCCGCTTCGTCAGTACTACATGTCGCGCAACCGTGTCATCGTCGCGCGTCGTTTCGGAATGGGTCGATGGTTCCGCGACGACGTCCGCTACGGGATCAAAGCCTGGATCAAGGTGATCTTCTGCGAGAAGGATCGTCCCACGAAGATCCGCGCCTTCTTCCGCGGGCTGCGTGACGGGTTCCGCTACCGCGACATCTGA
- a CDS encoding acyltransferase — protein sequence MTAGFPDNPYNAHAWIIGEPVVGPGTWIGAFTIIDASGGLEIGEGCDISSGVHIYTHSSARRCVSGRRFPEVERRPVKIGDRVFIGANAVINMGVTIGDESVVGAGAVVTRDVAPRTIVGGVPARQIGLVDLDEPGDPKFV from the coding sequence ATGACGGCCGGCTTCCCCGATAACCCATACAACGCGCATGCGTGGATCATCGGAGAGCCGGTCGTCGGGCCGGGCACCTGGATCGGGGCGTTCACGATCATCGATGCGTCAGGTGGCTTGGAGATCGGCGAAGGGTGCGACATCTCGTCGGGTGTGCACATCTACACACACTCGAGTGCGCGCCGTTGCGTGTCTGGACGACGCTTCCCCGAGGTCGAACGGCGCCCTGTGAAGATCGGCGATCGTGTCTTCATCGGCGCGAACGCCGTGATCAACATGGGAGTCACGATCGGCGACGAGTCCGTCGTCGGTGCGGGTGCTGTCGTCACTCGCGACGTCGCGCCGCGCACGATTGTCGGAGGCGTTCCGGCACGCCAGATCGGGCTCGTCGATCTGGACGAGCCCGGCGACCCCAAGTTCGTTTAA